The Mixophyes fleayi isolate aMixFle1 chromosome 9, aMixFle1.hap1, whole genome shotgun sequence DNA window ATAGTCCGGGTAAGGAATGACCTCCTTCGAGACCCCCAACGTTACCGTACCTTCTAAGAGAAGGTGTCCCTTGCGGCTTGGTTCTGCAAGGGACTGAGCGGCTGTCCTGAGCACACCACGTACCGCTCGCTGCTCTGGTATTTAGAATCGCTCAGCGGGGCAGCTTTCTTTTGGCAGGGATCCATTGTAAGCAGTCAACTTGGGTCTCGGCTCTCGAGGTGCACGCACGTTGCTCTCTAACCTCTCCCACCGGCTACTATGGTAACTAAGGTTCCAGACGTGCCCTCCGTCATGTAGCTTCAGCGGGAGCGAGGACGCGCTGCTGTGCCAGCTAGTTTGCTGTTCCTGGCAGCGTTGGAGCAGGTTTCTTTAGAACATTGGAGTGCAGTAGTTTGGGTACATTTGAGAGTGGCTGTAGGTGAGATTAGGAGAAGAGGGAAGTTCTCTTTTTCAGTTCTTCTCTAACGTGTGTCTTGGAGCCCCACCAAGATGCTGCCTTAGGCAGCTGCCCACAACCAAAGTGACGGAGGTAGAATTAGACCAAAGTGAGAGATCGTAGCCTCAAAACAGGAGGGTGCTTGAGGAGGGTCGGGTGCACATTTGACATTCAGAGTATCCCCAGACAACTCTATAATATGACCATTGTCGTTTACGCTCCAATCATAGACTAAACATTCTGCGATTGAACAAATACAGCGTGGAATGTGCGTCCTACAGAATGGTGAAGCCGATGAATTTATTGCTGGAACATTGCACCTGTAGGAAAcagaaaatgtgatttttgcCAAATGTTGCAGTCACTTTGCTTATGTCTGGTGCTTGGAGACGCTACTCTAGAACCCTGGTCTGGATTGTGATAGAACGGGGCAGCTGCTCTGGTGCCACAAGCGGATGCAGATTATTTCCCGAACACACTTTCCCATGAAGTAACTAGAACACACCGATGACGTGGTCGCACACTAGTGCGCAGTGACATGAGATCGGGGCCTAGGGAACGTTTGCcatccttgttttgttttttattgttatttttaatacagAGATGGTCATTCAGTGCAGCGGTGCTCATTCCAAGGTGCCTTTGTCCTGGGTCCCCAAAAGAGTTGGCTCTCAATACGAGCGCATCACATGTGACAATCGGGGGACCCCAAAAAGAGATTTTAGGGTCCTAACTCTTAAGGTTGCGCTTCTTAGTCCACTGCCTTGGGATATATTGATAAATGAAGGATACTCTGTCCCTAGAGCTCAGGAAGCAGCACCTCCCGCACAGTGTGGGACTATTACCTATATACAGTAGGCCGCTGGTAGTGAGATGAGGCCCTCCTGccatttgtataacaataaaggaTCATGCACTCCTAgattctcctctcctcctcctcctcctactcTTCTATTTAATgggagtccccccccccccaccccctactGTGAGGCTGGTAATGGAGAGGGGGGAGGGCAGCAGATCAAATGTCTAACGCTGCACACACACAATCTTCTGCTCTCTCCCCGCGCAGCTTCATTTCATGTCCTTTATTCTCTTCTTTCCTCCCCTGCACATGTATCCCTGTGTCATGCTGGCTTCTTTCTACATCTCATCCTACTAAACTCTTTTCTcttgtgtttatttgtattttttttttatgtcttttctTTGAGTATTCATTATTATCTAGAAATCCAGACTTCTTCATGTAACAACTAACCAAAAGAATCTCTTTTTTTAATGagaattgtatatatttaaatactttttatatagcaccagcatactttAGTACTTTAAAAGCTCTCGCTCTGcgtgctctctctctttctctctgtgcgtgctctctctctttctctctctgtgcgtgctctctctctttctctctctgtgcgtgctctctctctttctctctctgtgcgtgctctctctctttctctctctgtgcgtgctctctctctctctctttctctctctgtgcgtgctctctctctctctctttctctctctgtgcgtgctctctctctttctctctctgtgcgtgctctctctctttctctctctgtgcgtgctctctctctttctctctctgtgcgtgctctctctctttctctctctgtgcgtgctctctctctttctctctctgcgcgtgctctctctctatctctctctgcgcgtgccctctctctatctctctctgcgcgtgccctctctctatctctctctgcgcgtgccctctctctatctctctctgcgcgtgccctctctctctctctctgcgcgtgctctctctctatctctctctgcgcgtgctctctctctctttctctctctgcgcgtgctctctctctctttctctctctgtgcgtgctctcgctctctctctctctctctctctctctgtgcgttctctctctctctctctgcgttctctctctctctctctctctctctctgtgcgttctctctctctctctgtgcgttctctctctctctctctctctctgtgcgtgctctctctctctctgtgcgtgCCCTCTCTCTATCTGACCTAAATTTTTGACCCCTTgaccacatatattatatatatcttacTCTCAATATGTTGGTGGCACTATTGCTGTAGTGTGCACTGtacctgtatatactgtaagaacTTCAGGAAATGTTCCTGGGACCAGCAATGTTTGGCACTTTCTGCCTGTGTGCGAGTCTTTGGCACTGTGCCCCTCACCCTGGTTCACTGCCATCACCCCTCTGGCAGAGCCAAACCTGCCAGCCTCTCACAAGTCTAATAGTCTGAGAAACAGGGCTAagaaatatgtatgtgtgtgtctaatatataacacacacacacacacacacacacacacacacacactggggcaTGAAGATCTCCCACATTTTGAAGGGGTCTAAAAAATGAACGAAACTATTTACGAAATTGTTGCATTTATTTCTGACAAGAACATAACaaacagttttttgtttatttaaaaatcatatcGGACAAATGGCGTCCGTCTTTGGCAATACATTGCTGAAGACGTTCCCTGGAATTTCTCCATCACTCCGGGTGTTATAGGGTGGATTGGCTTTGATTTCCTGTCTGATCCTTTCCTTCAAATACTCAAAAGATTGAGGACAATGTATGAAAACCTTTTCCTTCAACTATTCCCAAAGGAAAAAATCACATGGACTTAAATCTGGTGACTGTGCGGCccaccccacttctctctctttAAAGAGTACGGAACTCTCGTTATCCACGAACGGTTGTTCTCAGAATACGGTTGAACAATAAAGCCCTGATGTTCACCGTCCAATTCATGATGGGTACTAAAAATGGCAGAGCCAAACCTACCAAATTAAATCTACCCCACCTCTGTACCCCCACTAGagctcacacagtgccccctcgaAATATGGGTGTCTTGAGGGCCCTAAGCTTCTACTATGGTTGTAGCCGTTGTGTATATTCCAAGTTGTTGTTTAGTTCTGATAACGGTATATAGTTGAAACCACACTGACTACATTAGGGCTCTATATCATTATTTTGTTATCTTTCCCTTCCACCAGGTTGTGTTCAGACTGCCCCTGTTTCTAGTAAACCACAGTCACAGATTTTCAACTCTTTTCTAATCTGATTGGATGTGAACAGACCGCACAGGTGTCTGTAACACGTATTTCCTTAGTAAATCACCCCATTGTATGAGTCCTGCGCTAACCACTAGCGAGAGCTAGAGACTCCACAGTCGTTTTCTCCACCATTGCAGTAAGTTCATTGAGAGCATTAGCGGTAGGAGAAATGAGCAGTCGCGTGACAATGGCGCTCGCTTAGCGCACCAGTATATGTGCGCTCTATCTGTGGCACGGCCACGTGATTGTGTGTGAACTCCTAGAGATCTCCATGATGCTGCTGCCCGGCCTCCTCATTAATATCTTGGTGTTAATTACATAATTGTGACAGGGTTGTGAGGAAGGGGGGCAGCGTAATTATCTGTTATGAATCTGGTTCATCTGGGAGTGTAAACAAGGAGGCTCGTTAATCAGTTCTCATTAAGCAGTGGACAGCCCACTGATCAGACAAACAAAGGCCTCTTCTGTGGCCAGTTCCCTGTGTAATCAACATTTGCTTCAGGGCCGCACATTTCAATAAATGTCATCAGCCTTTGTTTCTAATTCTTTTCACTTCTTCATTTAAATGTCTATTCTTTGATTGTGGAATGATTCCCCACCATTCAGGATTAGAAAACCAGTGGcctgcagagcatgctgggacttgtagcacTATTTTTGTTCCTCACTTTTCCCCCCCTTTGACGCCGCTCTCTGTAGCCCCCCCCTTTGACGCCGCTCTCTGAAGCCCCCCCCCTTTGACGCCGCTCTCTGAAGCCCCCCCCCTTTGACGCCGCTCTCTGTAGCCCCCCCCCTTTGACGCCGCTCTCTGTAGCCCCCCCCCCTTTGACGCCGCTCTCTGTAGCCCCCCCCTTTGACGCCGCTCTCTGTAGCCCCCCCCTTTGACGCCGCTCTCTGTAGCCCCCCCCTTTGACGCCGCTCTCTGTAGCCCCCCCTTTGATGCCGCTCTCTGTAGCCCCCCCCTTTGACGCCGCTCTCTGTAGCCCCCCCCTTTGACGCCGCTCTCTGTAGCCCCCCCCTTTGACGCCGCTCTCTGTAGCTCCCCCCTTTGACGCCGCTCTCTGTAGCCCCCCCCTTTGACGCCGCTCTCTGTAGCCCGCCCCCCCCTTTGACCCTGCTCTCTGTAGCCCCCCCCCTTTGACGCCACTCTCTGTAGCCCCCCTTTGACGCCGCTCTCTGTAGCCCGCCCCCCCCTTTGACCCTGCTCTCTGTAGCCCGCCCCCCCCTTTGACGCCGCTCTCTGTAGCCCCCCCTTTGACGCCGCTCTCTGTAGCCCCCCCCTTTGACGCCGCTCTCTGTAGCCCCCCCTTTGACGCCGCTCTCTGTAGCCCCCCCTTTGACGCCGCTCTCTGTAGCCCCCCCTTTGACGCCGCTCTCTGAAGCCCCCCCCTTTGACGCCACTCTCTGTAGCCCGCCCCCCCCCTTTGACCATGCTCTCTGTAGCCCGCCCCCCCCCTTTGACGCCGCTCTCTGTAGCCCGCCCCCCCCCTTTGACGCCGCTCTCTGTAGACACCCCCTTTGACGCCGCTCTCTGTAGACACCCCCTTTGACGCCGCTCTCTGTACCCCCCCCATTTGACGCCGCTCTCTGTAACCCCTCCCCCTGTGACGCCGCTctctgtaaccccccccccctctggcgTCACTCTCTGTCTTTCTCCCCTGAGTGCGCCATTGCAAACAACGCTGGCAAATGTATCATTGACGGGGAGCCCATATGCTGCTGCCGAACAATTCATACCGAAATTACCAACTGTGACAGTGACCCGTACAAGACAGACACCTGGAGCTCTGACATGTTTATAAGTTTATAAAGCATATGCAAATCTGCACACACGACTACATTAAGACAAAGTATTTCCTTCTGAAGTAAAGTCATCTCTGAAACTGAAGAGTGGGAGAAAATGCACAGATAAATACTTTTTACGTGTCCTAatcgtaatatatatatatatatatatatatatatatatatatatatatatatatatatatatatatatatttatattagtccTTGGTTCTATGCAGCCATCACTTCATATGACATTTCCTCTACCTGTGACCATACCTgctcctctcttcccttctccagtCACTACTTTCCCTATTTCTCCCAATTTCCTTCAGCCCATCTTGCGCCCCCCTCCCTGGTTGCTATGGTAGCCATGTTTCCTCTGCTGTTGCTGTGGCGGGAGAAAAGGTCGTCGCTAGGTCGTCTCCACAGCGACAATGGCTGGGAGCCTCTGCCTGTCTGAGTGCTGATTGGCTGAGAGGGGGGAAGGGCTGCAAACAGGAAAGAGTGCATCTAATAAGTATATAAATGTTACGGATAATGGCTGATACTGCTCAGGATAATGCCGGGACCATCACTGGGATACGTGTAATAAATTGCAGCTTTTTAGGGCCCCAGGTGAGCTGCTGGGGGCTGTTTTTGGACTTccaatcacaaaataaataagaGCTATGCTTAAATATTAATGCCTGTCCTTCCTGGAGATTTGAGATTACTATCACAGGGGGATCCACAGAAGGGATCGGCTATTAAATTGCCATTGGTTCACATGGATATAACGCACATCTGAACTAATCGCAACGAAACCACCCAGCGTGTGTCCGAttttataaatgactgaacaacccCTAGTTCCACATTCGTTGTTCCCTAAACTTGTATTGTTCTTTGTAAAGTATAACAAATGCACCGGTTTCTGCAAGAAATAGTGCTATCAATACATACTGTTATAGTTTGTTTATAAAGCACCCATcctattacacagcgctgtacagagagtataTAATCGTACAcctcaatccctgccccattggagcttacaggctaaatttcCTAGTGACACAGATAAGGCACTGgatggaatcgaacccatgaccctagagctgtgaggtagcaatgctgaCCGCCTTGCCAACCGCGATATGGGACGTCTTTCTTCACGGCAGATTTTGCTTCACATATGCATAAATTAAATACACtcatatttttaatttgtcaaCCATGGCAAACACAATAACTGGCATTGACCtggatattgttttttttttttttctctataaatCACGGAAGTCATCCAAGCTTGTCATTATCCAGGTTCACACATTGTCTAATCTTCAGACCCTTCTGTATTTACACTGCTGAACgcactttcatatttatttatttttacaccctGAAATTGCATTTTTCCCTATGGTTTGCGTCCTACTTGTTCTCACCCGAATATCTTTCTcgtcctccccaggtctgagtaTTCGAAACAATCAGGAAGAGGAACCCGTTGACCCACAGTTGATGCGTCTGGACAATATGCTGTTGGCGGAGGGCGTAGCGGGCCCCGAAAAAGGAGGAGGGTCCGCTGCGGCGGCGGCAGCGGCAGCAGCCTCCGGCGGCGTTTCTCCCGATAATTCTATAGAACACTCGGATTACAGGAACAAACTGTCCCAGATCAGGCAGATTTACCATGCCGAGCTGGAGAAGTATGAGCAGGTGAGGGGGAAGAAGAGCGAGGTAGGAGGTGGTGAAATCCTATTTCTAACACCAATTAGTCTACGTTCTTTAGATGACTTTCCAATGCGCTCTGTTTTTCTGCCCTTTTCCTTCCGCTTCTCAACTCAGGCATGTAACGAATTCACCACGCACGTCATGAATCTCTTGAGGGAGCAGAGCCGAACCCGACCCATCTCCCCCAAAGAGATTGAGAGGATGGTGGGGATCATCCACCGAAAGTTCAGCTCAATCCAAATGCAGCTCAAGCAAAGCACATGTGAAGCGGTCATGATCCTACGCTCTCGGTTCTTAGATGCGCGGTAAGCGGAGGGTGTGAGATGTTTAGACATTGAAAACTTAATTGTGTTGTTTTGGAGCACAGTAGGCTTctagaagaatgtttgtttgactTCCTTCCGGATATATAATGACCTATGGTTTTCTTCTTAGGCGGAAGAGGAGGAACTTCAGTAAACAGGCCACAGAAGTCCTGAATGAGTACTTCTACTCACACCTAAGTAACCCTTACCCCAGCGAAGAGGCAAAAGAGGAGCTGGCGAAGAAGTGCGGCATCACCGTGTCACAGGTAAAATGATGTCATATCGGAGCCTTACTGTTGTTGAGGGTGTTAACTTTATATTCGATGACCCGTTGCCAAGGTAATTACCAGTATTCTAGTCTCCACCTGGTGTTTGACATTTTGAATGGCGTTGTATCACGGTGCTAATCGTCAAGCCCCTTTAATGTAGCCATTATAGACAGCTGTACCTGTAGGCCAACCTAAAATATATGCATTATGCGTCCCGTTTTCCTTCACACAGGTATCCAATTGGTTCGGGAATAAAAGAATTAGGTACAAGAAGAACATTGGTAAATtccaagaggaagcaaatatctATGCGGTGAAAACGGCAGTAACTGTAACGCAGGGAGGCCACAGTGGAGCCAATTCTCCAACGACCCCAACTTCTGCAGGTAGGTTACCTTTCTTGCTTTGGGACAAGAAAGGGGTGATGGCTGCATGAAAACAAGCTCTAGAGCCGACACTTTAAAACTTGTATAGATAAACACCCTCTATATACAGTCACAGTGCACCTGGGCAGTCAGTTAACTTACTCATAACGTTAGGCTGCCGTCCCATCTAACTACTGTTCTTTGTTCCTTCTCAATTCTCTGCCCTCATTCTATCCAAATACTCCTCCCTACCCCTTGCTGTGCGCTGCTTCCTCTTCATTTCATTGATGTATTGTCACCTCTATCAATTCCGGTACAACACCCCCACTTGTCCCCAATGGTCGACCTTCTCTTCCAAACACGACACATCATTCCTTGAAATCTACATTCTTTCCTCAACTGTCTGCACTTCGCACTCCTCCGCTTTACCTCTGCGACCCTCTGACCTCTGCATCTCACACTCCCCCGCTTTACCTCTGCGACCCTCTGACCTCTGCATCTCACACTCCCCCGCTTTACCTCTGCGACTCTCTGCACCTCGCACTCCTCCGCTTTACCTCTGCgaccctctgacctctgcacctCGCACTCCTCCGCTTTACCTCTGCGACTCTCTGCACCTCGCACTCCTCCGCTTTACCTCTGCGACCCTCTGAACCTCGCACTCCTCCGCTTTACCTCTGCAACCCTCTGCACCTCGCACTCCTCCGTTTTACCTCTGCGGCCCTCTGAACCTCGCACTCCCCCGCTTTACCTCTGCGACCCTCTGACCTCTGCATCTCACACTCCTCCGTTTTACCTCTGCGACCCTCTGCACCTCGCACTCCTCCGCTTTACCTCTGCGACCCTCTGCACCTCACACTCCCCCGCTTTACCTCTGCGACCCTCTGCACCTCGCACTCCCCCGCTTTACCTCTGTGACCCTCTGACCTCTGCATCTCGCACTCCTCCGCTTTACCTCTGCGGCCCTCTGCACCTCGCACTCCTCCATTTTACCTCTGCGGCCCTCTGCACCTCGCACTCCTCCATTTTACCTCTGCGGCCCTCTGCACCTCGCACTCCTCCATTTTACCTCTGCGGCCCTCTGCACCTCGCACTCCTCCATTTTACCTCTGCGGCCCTCTGCACCTCGCACTCCCCCGCTTTACCTCTGCGACCCTCTGACCTCTGCATCTCACACTCCTCCGTTTTACCTCTGCGACCCTCTGCACCTCGCACTCCCCCGCTTTACCTCTGTGACCCTCTGACCTCTGCATCTCGCACTCCTCCGCTTTACCTCTGCGGCCCTCTGCACCTCGCACTCCTCCGTTTTACCTCTGCGACCCTCTGCACCTCGCACTCCTCCGCTTTACCTCTGCGGCCCTCTGCACCTCGCACTCCCCCGTTTTACCTCTGCGACCCTCTGCACCTCACACTCCCCCGCTTTACCTCTGCGACCCTCTGCACCTCGCACTCCTCCGTTTTACCTCTGCGGCCCTCTGAACCTCGCACTCCTCCGCTTTACCTCTGCGGCCCTCTGCACCTCGCACTCCTCCGTTTTACCTCTGCGACCCTCTGACCTCTGCATCTCACACTCCCCCGCTTTACCTCTGCGACCCTCTGCACCTCGCACTCCCCCGCTTTACCTCTGCGACCCTCTGCACCTCGCACTCCTCCGCTTTACCTCTGCGGCCCTCTGCACCTCGCACTCCCCCGCTTTACCTCTGCGACCCTCTGCACCTCGCACTCCTCCGTTTTACCTCTGCGACCCTCTGCACCTCGCACTCCTCCGCTTTACCTCTGCTACCCTCTGCACCTCACACTCCCCCGCTTTACCTCTGCGATCCTCTGCACCTCACACTCCCCCGCTTTACCTCTGCGACCCTCTGCACCTTGCACTCCCCCGTTTTACCTCTGTGACCCTCTGACCTCTGCATCTCGCACTCCTCCGCTTTACCTCTGCGGCCCTCTGCACCTCGCACTCCTCCGCTTTACCTATGCGGCCCTCTGCACCTCG harbors:
- the PBX2 gene encoding pre-B-cell leukemia transcription factor 2 isoform X1, encoding MDEQGRLLQARGVGIPGHPIHGGPQTLTPHPMHDPPSDNGEPRKQDIGDILQQIMTITDQSLDEAQAKKHALNCHRMKPALFSVLCEIKEKTGLSIRNNQEEEPVDPQLMRLDNMLLAEGVAGPEKGGGSAAAAAAAAASGGVSPDNSIEHSDYRNKLSQIRQIYHAELEKYEQVRGKKSEACNEFTTHVMNLLREQSRTRPISPKEIERMVGIIHRKFSSIQMQLKQSTCEAVMILRSRFLDARRKRRNFSKQATEVLNEYFYSHLSNPYPSEEAKEELAKKCGITVSQVSNWFGNKRIRYKKNIGKFQEEANIYAVKTAVTVTQGGHSGANSPTTPTSAGSGGSFNLSGSNDMFMAMQGLNGDSYPPSQVESLRHTMGPGYSDTLSANQMYSPREIRANGGWQEAVTPSSVTSPTEGPGSVHSDTSN
- the PBX2 gene encoding pre-B-cell leukemia transcription factor 2 isoform X2, encoding MDEQGRLLQARGVGIPGHPIHGGPQTLTPHPMHDPPSDNGEPRKQDIGDILQQIMTITDQSLDEAQAKKHALNCHRMKPALFSVLCEIKEKTGLSIRNNQEEEPVDPQLMRLDNMLLAEGVAGPEKGGGSAAAAAAAAASGGVSPDNSIEHSDYRNKLSQIRQIYHAELEKYEQACNEFTTHVMNLLREQSRTRPISPKEIERMVGIIHRKFSSIQMQLKQSTCEAVMILRSRFLDARRKRRNFSKQATEVLNEYFYSHLSNPYPSEEAKEELAKKCGITVSQVSNWFGNKRIRYKKNIGKFQEEANIYAVKTAVTVTQGGHSGANSPTTPTSAGSGGSFNLSGSNDMFMAMQGLNGDSYPPSQVESLRHTMGPGYSDTLSANQMYSPREIRANGGWQEAVTPSSVTSPTEGPGSVHSDTSN
- the PBX2 gene encoding pre-B-cell leukemia transcription factor 2 isoform X3 yields the protein MDEQGRLLQARGVGIPGHPIHGGPQTLTPHPMHDPPSDNGEPRKQDIGDILQQIMTITDQSLDEAQAKKHALNCHRMKPALFSVLCEIKEKTGLSIRNNQEEEPVDPQLMRLDNMLLAEGVAGPEKGGGSAAAAAAAAASGGVSPDNSIEHSDYRNKLSQIRQIYHAELEKYEQVRGKKSEACNEFTTHVMNLLREQSRTRPISPKEIERMVGIIHRKFSSIQMQLKQSTCEAVMILRSRFLDARRKRRNFSKQATEVLNEYFYSHLSNPYPSEEAKEELAKKCGITVSQVSNWFGNKRIRYKKNIGKFQEEANIYAVKTAVTVTQGGHSGANSPTTPTSAGGVLASHNGSWLQ